In Acanthopagrus latus isolate v.2019 chromosome 23, fAcaLat1.1, whole genome shotgun sequence, the genomic window CTGATAAGAATGtagaagaaaataattaaattacagggtgcagtgtaaataaaaaaaacaaaaaaacaacaaaacagtgaacaacccccccacccacgCCCCCACTCAGCTCGTCACAACCAACACGCATACTACAGGTTAATCATACAATATGTACAACAGTAACAGGCAGACATTCAATCAGGTAGTACCTCTAAATTagtgaaataagaaataaaggGTTGCCATTTGTAGAAAAATTTGACTGTACATCCTCTTAATGTATATTTAATTTTctcaagctttaaaaaaaacatgatatctTGCAGCCATCGGGAGATAGAAGGATACTTAGCAGACTTCCAATGTAACAGTAATAAACGTCTTGCCAGTAAGGATGAGAAAGCTATAATATCCTTTTGTGTAGCGTTGAGTGCAAGTGAGGGGTCAGGAATCCCAAATATAGCAATCAGAGGGCAAGGTTGAAGATTTACCCCAAGAACAGTCGACATAATAGTGAAATAACCCGCCCAGAAACCTTTTAGatcaggacagagaaaaaacatgtgGCTAAGGTGACAAGGAGAGCCATGGCATTTATCACATTCGTCTTCCACTTCCGGGTATAGTACAGATAGTCTAGACTTAGAGAAATGCACCCTGTGTAAGACCTTAAATTGAATAAGTCCAAGACGAGCACAAGAGGTGGTGGATCTTACCCTCTCTATCGCCTGTTCCCAGGACTCCTCATGTATTTGTATTCCCAATTCCCCTTCCCATGTACACTTAAGTTTAACATTTGAGTGGTTGCTAAAAGCCAAGATAATATCATACAACTTTGAAATGATTCCTCTGTGATGGGGGATAAATGATGGGACACAACATTCTCAAAGCGTGTGACAACATTTGTCACTTTGACCCGTTCCCCTTCATACACTGATGCCAGAGGCTGTCATTTAAGGTgctgacctgctcatcaggcgcaattttgttttcagtatcttgctcaggGATACTTCACAGTGCAGCTGTGGAGGTCTGATAGTTCAGAAATTCAAAGTTCCAGTCTCAGAGTGCTCAGAGCGTCCTCTCTATGGAGGATGTGTTTggtcaaaattaaaattcataGTCTAAATAGATAAAGATAGAAAATGATTATCATTTAGTATACAGCTAGAAGCTATCAGGTCATAgtctcaaaaagaaaatgtgaaatgatatgtttaaaatgcaaaagcTGAAATGTAAGGATGAAATTGTAAATGCTGATTGGAATAAGACAGGGGACGCACgatatacataaaaaaaaagttcctacATGCTGGCAGAGGAATATTCTGCAGTCTTTTTCATAACCAGGAACCAGGTACTTCTGTAATGAATTGGCCACATCTTTGCACATTGACTAGACAGTCCAGCCATTTACCATTTCTGACCTAGTCTTGTTTGCACAAAACTAATCCATCATGGAACACTTTTTAGTCCATATTTGAGTTAATGTGATCATTCTGAATATAACTGAGgacctgtttttttatgttgaatcCAATAATGCAGAcatatttaaacagtttttaatcttcttttgtatttgttttattaattttgtaTCTGTTCGAAAAATGATCTACAATTCATTACTTCACATGTACTgacacagcaaaacatttcattttccttcttGTGGTGGTCTGAGTCCTGCATGGGTCTTATTTTACAAACCCACATCCACCTGAACTGCCATACTTAAAACGCATTTGATCCCTTTTCGGACAgaagcacaaattacattctgCACCCGAGTTGACCAGCTATAATTTGAGACTGACACGCGACCCGCATCCAAAGGAAAATTAGAAACATGAGATTACTCAAAATTTCTCCCAAACATTGGACTTGAGTTTCATTGGGGTGTTGTCAGCTACTTTAAAATCACCACTCAGGGACTGAGtggttttaattttcaaaaatgaaagtaagctaGCCTGGAGAGTGGGAGAGGACACCTTGAAAATAGCAATCGCAAAACCCGGCCTGCGCTCTCAAGGCGTCTGATCCGGTCCGCACCTGTGTCCGACACggtacattatttttcaccagTTTCATCCAAATTGTGCAGGTCTCCCTGTCGGGTGCCCGTGGGGACCCGAACCCATACAGGACTCATTTGTCTGAGTGCAAATGGTGTCTGTACACTTTCATTAAACAAAATAGACGCAATATATTCAGATAATCTGACTTTATTCTTTCTGCAGCAACAATCCAATTAACCCCTTAAACTATTATATTAATGTATGATCAGagacacaaaaatgacataaaatctGGTGTTGTAGCCTGCAGTGGCTGGCATACTACTGGTTCACCTTAGGTTGTAAGGTCTCACACAGGATGTATGTTTGTAACTGTGGCTCAGGGTGTGGTGTTGGCTCCAAGACAAAGACTGCCTCTGTTCTAGAGAGTTTTATGGCTGTGTAACATTACAGGGGATATCGTAGTGACTACTTTGGTGTCACAATGAAGGACAGCAATGTGATAAAATTCTCCATCTTTCAGGTACAAGCCTTTAAGAAATACTCTAGTCACATATCAGGgtaattgtaaaataaaaaaaaaaagtggggacAAAGAGGCAAGAGACATTAGGgacattttttctgtgacaCAGAACATCTTGAATTTCATTATCTATAgttaaagatccagtgtgtaggattcacACATCGTGTGGCTAGTGGTGTGGTTGCATATTACAGCAATAATTTCAGTCTTGTTTCACCCACTAAAATACTGACAAATACCTTTGGGTTGAACAATAAGATCTTTTaataaccagaaacacaagtgtTGCGCTGAAATCTCAAGAGATGAGTTCTTACAGCTTGTTGCAATTCGTCTAGGTTACGACcaaactcctctctccaacaCTGACTCACATTTCCCCTGTTGTCTTCCTGCAACGACTGAGCAagacttgtgttgttgtgttctcAACAAGGAGTTGAATCTCAGTAGAAGTTGTTTCCatagttgccccaaaggattacattgcagccGTGTTGTAACTGCCAGCTGAGGCGGTCTACTGGACAGAttccaaaacattttgtaaatatgaatcatttacacaacaaaacatttaagtaGAGGATCCAATTCTAAAAATATGGGCATTTCCCTTTAATGTTGTAAATCAACTGTGGAATTGCATGGCTATACAGCTACAACTGATGCACACAAACGCTCAGCCTCTTTAGCTTCCCAGGAGCTTAATGTGATGTCTGCTCTCTCACCCcaccatgaaaacacaaatatttcagTGAAGACAACTTAAAACTTTAAagtcaaacaaataaataaaagcagtagTCATTAGTGTTAAACCAGAGGAAACAGTAGAAACCAACTCTAAAACAAAATATCTACATCTAGATTATCGTCACTTGGTGCAATTGTGCTTTAACAGCTGCAGACTACCAGTTATCCCTTTggattcctttttttgtcatcGTCTCtcctctgaatctgaatctgaatctgaataaCATCAAGCAAGCATAGTGCCACAAACTCACGCTACAGTTTAAAATTAGTTGAGGTCCTGGTGTTTGACGGCATTCGTCTCCAACATCTTCTCCCCTTTCCCAGATAAATCACTACAGGAGCATCTGCATGTACTGAAGAAACCAAATGTGTCTCAACAAAACTGCTTTCCACACTTTGACGTGAGATACGTGGTGGGAGGACGTGCCAGAAAACAGAAGAACCAACTGTGTACAAGTGGTAGTTTCAATATCAACTGCAATTAAGACTATACActattttcttaatgtttttttttccatggcctgtgttttgaatacatttaccagagaaaaaataaatattcctttaaaggAATAATTTTAAAGCCCTGAACTCTTCTTCTGAAAATACAATGCCAATCAGAAGCTTTCCGAATGACTGTGATATTAATTTCTGCCTTGAGTATACAGTAGTCTACAGAGTAACTTAACATCAagctgaaaagcattttttcgACTGGCACCATAATCCAAATGAAATGGACTTTTGCAGGTTTGCAgagataaagacaaacaaacaaaaaaaagaaaacactgcaaatgGCACCTATCGTCACCTATAACAGTTGCCTTTGGTTAATCAGCAGTGTGACTGGCATTGTtataaaggtcccatattataatCTTTTTCAGGTTTATATTCTTACTTTGAGTGTCTCCtacaaaaatatttataaaacacattattttctcatACTGCCCATTACTGAAGCCCCTCTTCACATAATCCTTTAGTGCCTGTCTTTAGGACCCCCCTCCCAGTCTGCCCTTATTTGTCAGCTGCCACATGCCTGAGCAGGCACTGCAAACCATGTTCATCAGCTCTACTGGTGTTTTACCAGCATGCCCTACCGTGCACATGTCTGAGTGACTGCGTAGCAGTGTCATCAGGAACTTTCGACAGTCTATTTAAAGGTTTCTGAATGTGGGCAGTGTGCACCtctttttttgagtgttttgatactttcatatttttatagGGGGGGGTGATCAAAGTGTGAACtaagtttgttttctctcctgtgtttatgacttgagaactggtcgggagaaagaggttttgcCAGGGTAATCTTTCTAGGTCAggttatttttactttttcagatgaaaaaaaaaattcactgcgtttcacacattaatttatttttttctcctgatttcacagagggaaaataaaatcaaataacacaagggagaaaacatttcagctcaGACTTAGAAAAATAGctcaccagaaaacaaaatatcctCACTTGCCTGTCAGGGCTTCTGAAGGAGCAGGACCTGCTTTAAAATGGAAACATGACATTGTCCTAactacaatatgggacctttataTAATACCTTGGAACGACGTGTCTCTGGTTCCTGTTTTGAGAGGCTTGTGAGTCTCCTCTGTTATTAGGAGGTAAATAATAACTAGTTAAACTCTTGAATGGGGTGCATCACCATTGTGACTTAACAAGCTCCATCATGTAAATCGCATGAATTAAAGTCACAGTGAGAATACTGTGATGTGCTTGCAGCGGCTTGTTTGACAGCCTTGCGGCGTGTCTGCCTGGGGTTACACCATCTCTTCCCGCCGCTCCAGACCGCCAGACTGGATGTTGGCTTTGGGACTGTGGGGTTGGCTCAATCCCAGTGCCTCCCCTCTAGCTTTGAGCAGTTGTTCTGGTCCCCAGTGAAGGCAGAGGGGGCAAGGGCATGAGGCTGGATGATGCATGATGCTGGAGGAGGGGTAGAGGGCTGCTGCGGTTGGAGGCAGCCCCCCTGATCTGTTGTGGTACTGGGACAGGCGGAGTGCATCCAGAGTTCGCATAGGTGCGCTGTAGCGACTGTGAGCAGAGGATCCTGGTGAGGAGAGAGCCAGGGGGtagtggtggtggaggggaaggTGTGGGAGGTGGGGCGGGATGAATGGGTAAGGTaaggtggaggaaggagaggcaCGGCCCATCAGGAGCGCTCCCAGGGGGTCCACAAGAGGGTGAGGCCACGGCAAGGAGTG contains:
- the eve1 gene encoding even-skipped-like1 produces the protein MLSEGRQTPVAAAAALHGPGGEEQTETCPRSALLDQSRRHRTAFTREQLSRLEQEYVKESYVSRPRRCELATALNLPETTIKVWFQNRRMKDKRQRHSLPWPHPLVDPLGALLMGRASPSSTLPYPFIPPHLPHLPLHHHYPLALSSPGSSAHSRYSAPMRTLDALRLSQYHNRSGGLPPTAAALYPSSSIMHHPASCPCPLCLHWGPEQLLKARGEALGLSQPHSPKANIQSGGLERREEMV